A single region of the Streptomyces sp. NBC_00236 genome encodes:
- a CDS encoding cupin domain-containing protein gives MSYPEHLEYPEPRYLGDKGEVNAVFRPAGTPPDISSPGGGSTHYLATNESTGGEFGLYKVDLAARSAGARTHFHKAMSESFYVLSGELELYDGEKWVTGREGDFLYVPVGGLHAFKNVTDEPLSMLMLFSPGAPREEYFERVAEVSQRGGEELKQFRIRHDSYFTEDFEPGAE, from the coding sequence ATGTCGTACCCGGAACACCTCGAGTACCCGGAGCCCCGCTATCTCGGCGACAAGGGCGAAGTGAACGCGGTCTTCCGGCCTGCCGGCACTCCGCCGGACATCTCCTCGCCCGGCGGCGGCTCCACCCACTACCTCGCCACCAACGAATCGACCGGCGGCGAGTTCGGCCTGTACAAGGTGGACCTGGCCGCAAGGTCCGCAGGCGCCAGAACCCACTTCCACAAGGCGATGTCGGAGTCGTTCTACGTCCTGTCCGGCGAACTGGAGCTCTACGACGGCGAGAAGTGGGTCACCGGCCGCGAAGGCGACTTCCTGTACGTACCGGTCGGCGGGCTGCACGCCTTCAAGAACGTGACCGACGAGCCGCTGTCCATGCTCATGCTGTTCTCCCCGGGCGCCCCGCGCGAGGAGTACTTCGAGCGGGTCGCGGAGGTCTCGCAGCGCGGGGGCGAGGAACTCAAGCAGTTCCGCATCCGGCACGACAGCTACTTCACCGAGGACTTCGAGCCCGGGGCGGAGTAG
- a CDS encoding FadR/GntR family transcriptional regulator codes for MARPTMAQDIERRIKELILERRLAPGDALPTETELMDLFEAGRVSVREALKSLQAMNVVEIRRGYGTFVGSLSLSPFAEGLAFRAAVRHRQGEPGLAELMKVREALEAGLVGAVAAGVPDEDIEVLRALVAKMEEESASGRVARSTDRAFHLALYASLDNHLLSEVLDAFWAAMDRVREDFDDGHQDPWVTCTQHREIVEAVAAADGVRAVRAMRTHFDGIRDRLESTPAR; via the coding sequence GTGGCGCGGCCCACCATGGCTCAGGACATCGAGCGCCGGATCAAGGAACTGATTCTGGAGCGACGGCTCGCACCGGGCGACGCGCTGCCCACCGAGACCGAGCTGATGGACCTCTTCGAGGCCGGCCGGGTGTCGGTGCGTGAGGCCCTCAAGTCGCTCCAGGCGATGAACGTCGTGGAGATCCGCCGTGGCTACGGCACCTTCGTGGGTTCCCTCTCCCTCTCACCGTTCGCCGAGGGGCTCGCCTTCCGTGCGGCCGTCCGCCACCGCCAGGGCGAGCCCGGGCTCGCCGAGCTGATGAAGGTGCGCGAGGCGCTGGAGGCGGGGCTCGTCGGGGCCGTCGCGGCCGGCGTCCCGGACGAGGACATCGAGGTGCTGCGCGCCCTGGTCGCGAAGATGGAGGAGGAGTCCGCCTCGGGCCGGGTCGCGCGCTCCACCGACCGGGCCTTCCACCTCGCGCTCTACGCCTCGCTGGACAACCACCTGCTCAGTGAGGTGCTCGACGCGTTCTGGGCGGCCATGGACCGGGTCCGCGAGGACTTCGACGACGGCCACCAGGACCCGTGGGTCACGTGTACCCAGCACCGCGAGATCGTCGAAGCGGTGGCGGCGGCCGACGGCGTACGGGCCGTACGGGCGATGCGTACGCACTTCGACGGCATCCGCGACCGGCTGGAATCGACCCCGGCCCGCTGA
- a CDS encoding CoA transferase subunit A, whose amino-acid sequence MSMKAAIAAFVHDGSTVCLEGFTHLIPTAAGHEIIRQGRRDLTVVRMTADIVVDQMIAAGCVTRLVSSFVGNSSAGSLGELRRRVERADPAPLAFEEYSHYGMICRYLAGSQRLPFYPLRSYGGSDLPSVNSDLRKVTSPYPGPDGEPEQIYVVPPVNPDVTIIHAQRADRRGNTQIWGLTGVQAEAVYAADKAVVVVEEIVDDDVIRSDPNRTLVPAHAVDAVVHCPRGAHPSFAQGYYDRDNAFYRAWSHISKDPQRLQDWLDEWVRGTADHAEYVDRLGEEFWAGLAVGEALSEPVDYGRRL is encoded by the coding sequence ATGTCGATGAAGGCGGCGATCGCCGCCTTCGTCCATGACGGCTCCACCGTCTGCCTCGAAGGCTTCACCCATCTCATCCCGACCGCCGCGGGTCACGAGATCATCCGTCAGGGCCGCCGCGACCTCACCGTCGTACGGATGACCGCGGACATCGTCGTGGACCAGATGATCGCAGCGGGCTGCGTGACCCGGCTGGTCTCCTCGTTCGTGGGCAACTCCTCGGCAGGATCGCTCGGTGAGCTCCGTCGGCGGGTGGAGCGCGCGGACCCGGCGCCCCTCGCCTTCGAGGAGTACAGCCACTACGGAATGATCTGCCGCTATCTCGCGGGCTCGCAGCGGCTGCCGTTCTACCCGCTGCGCTCCTACGGCGGCAGCGATCTCCCGTCCGTCAACAGCGATCTGCGCAAGGTCACTTCGCCGTACCCCGGGCCGGACGGCGAACCAGAGCAGATCTACGTCGTACCGCCCGTCAACCCGGATGTGACGATCATCCACGCCCAGCGCGCCGACCGCCGGGGCAACACCCAGATATGGGGGCTGACGGGCGTCCAGGCCGAGGCGGTGTACGCGGCGGACAAGGCGGTCGTCGTCGTGGAGGAGATCGTCGACGACGACGTGATCCGCTCGGACCCCAACCGCACGCTCGTCCCCGCGCACGCCGTCGACGCGGTGGTCCACTGCCCGCGCGGGGCGCATCCCTCGTTCGCACAGGGCTACTACGACCGGGACAACGCCTTCTACCGGGCCTGGTCGCACATCAGCAAGGACCCGCAGCGGCTCCAGGACTGGCTGGACGAGTGGGTGCGCGGCACCGCCGACCATGCGGAGTACGTCGACCGGCTCGGCGAGGAGTTCTGGGCGGGGCTCGCGGTCGGCGAGGCACTCAGCGAGCCGGTCGACTACGGGCGCAGGCTGTGA
- a CDS encoding dihydrodipicolinate synthase family protein — protein MSLTAPLHGVVPPVCTPLDSRGEIDTMSLVRLVEHLIGGGVHGLFALGSTSEVAYLTDEQRATVLETVVNATDGRVPVLAGVIDTTTARVIEHAKSAAALGADALVATAPFYTRTHAKEIAGHFRRLRAGVDLPLFAYDIPVAVHSKLSAELIRELAEDGTLAGLKDSSGDEGGLRRLIVELGGREGRGNGPVPDFSILTGSELTVDAALLAGADGVVPGIGNVDPAGYVRLYEAARAGDWTLAAKEQERLIELFAMVDVGPEADMGRSSSALGSFKSALQLLGVIECGDTAFPQIQLSAESVALVSGRLRDAGLPPVR, from the coding sequence ATGTCTCTGACCGCACCGCTGCACGGCGTCGTCCCGCCGGTCTGCACCCCGCTCGACTCCCGCGGGGAGATCGACACCATGTCGCTCGTCCGCCTCGTCGAGCACCTCATCGGCGGGGGCGTGCACGGACTCTTCGCGCTCGGGTCCACCAGCGAGGTCGCCTACCTCACCGACGAACAGCGCGCGACGGTCCTGGAGACCGTCGTCAACGCGACCGACGGCCGCGTCCCCGTCCTCGCCGGAGTCATCGACACCACCACGGCCCGGGTCATCGAGCATGCCAAGTCCGCCGCCGCCCTGGGCGCCGACGCGCTGGTCGCGACCGCCCCGTTCTACACCCGCACCCACGCCAAGGAGATCGCCGGGCACTTCCGCCGGCTGCGCGCCGGGGTGGACCTCCCGCTGTTCGCGTACGACATCCCGGTCGCCGTGCACAGCAAGCTGTCCGCCGAACTGATCCGCGAGCTCGCCGAGGACGGCACGCTCGCCGGACTCAAGGACAGCAGCGGCGACGAGGGCGGGCTGCGCCGGCTCATCGTCGAGCTCGGCGGCCGCGAGGGCCGCGGGAACGGCCCGGTCCCGGACTTCAGCATCCTCACCGGCTCCGAGCTGACCGTCGACGCGGCCCTGCTCGCCGGCGCCGACGGTGTCGTCCCCGGCATCGGCAACGTGGACCCGGCCGGATACGTACGGCTCTACGAGGCCGCGCGGGCCGGCGACTGGACGCTGGCCGCCAAGGAGCAGGAGCGGCTGATCGAGCTGTTCGCCATGGTGGACGTCGGCCCCGAGGCGGACATGGGCCGCAGCTCCTCGGCGCTCGGCTCGTTCAAGTCGGCACTCCAGCTGCTCGGCGTCATCGAGTGCGGCGACACCGCGTTCCCGCAGATCCAGCTGTCCGCCGAATCCGTCGCGCTCGTCTCCGGACGGCTGCGCGACGCCGGTCTGCCGCCGGTCCGATGA
- a CDS encoding CoA-transferase subunit beta, with amino-acid sequence MPLAAPDPVTSSELLSVVAARELAARRTVFAGIGLPTLATELAHLTVAPDIEVVYESGVCGAHPARLPETIADAVLITGAEAVISMPMLFGCVLQGGHIDVGFLGAAQIDRWGNLNTSVIGDWDSPSVRLPGSGGGVEVMANAREVFVVMRRHHPRSFPAELDFCTTPGPDRALAEGIRPLGAGVTRVITELGIMARGGVGEELRLVAVQPGVTVEQVRAATGWELRVADTVDEVPPPTRAELRLLREDVDPDRVYLR; translated from the coding sequence ATGCCCCTCGCCGCACCGGACCCGGTCACCTCGTCCGAACTGCTCTCCGTCGTCGCCGCCCGCGAACTGGCCGCGCGCCGCACCGTGTTCGCCGGAATCGGACTGCCGACGCTGGCCACCGAACTGGCTCATCTGACGGTCGCCCCGGACATCGAGGTGGTGTACGAGTCCGGGGTCTGCGGCGCCCATCCCGCGCGGCTGCCGGAGACCATCGCCGACGCGGTCCTGATCACGGGGGCGGAGGCGGTGATCTCGATGCCGATGCTCTTCGGCTGTGTGCTGCAGGGCGGCCATATCGACGTCGGCTTCCTCGGCGCCGCGCAGATCGACCGCTGGGGCAACCTCAACACCTCGGTGATCGGCGACTGGGACAGCCCGTCGGTCCGGCTGCCCGGCTCGGGCGGCGGTGTCGAGGTGATGGCAAACGCCCGGGAGGTCTTCGTGGTGATGCGCCGTCACCATCCGCGCTCCTTCCCGGCGGAGCTCGACTTCTGCACCACTCCGGGGCCCGACCGCGCGCTCGCCGAGGGCATCCGCCCCCTGGGCGCCGGCGTGACCCGGGTCATCACCGAACTGGGCATCATGGCCCGCGGGGGCGTGGGTGAGGAGCTGCGGCTGGTCGCCGTCCAGCCCGGGGTCACCGTGGAGCAGGTGCGGGCCGCGACGGGCTGGGAGCTGCGGGTCGCCGACACGGTCGACGAGGTACCGCCCCCGACCCGGGCGGAGTTGCGGCTGCTGCGCGAGGATGTCGACCCGGACCGCGTGTACCTGCGCTGA
- a CDS encoding TetR/AcrR family transcriptional regulator: MPRIRAATVAEHHAQQRLALVRAARELLESGDADAVTFTAIARATGLARNSVYKYFPGRPELLAAVVEDAMPRWTDAIRSGMSAAGTPEEKIAAYVSSQLDLVRGGEHRIAQALAGVRDAAVVRESAVRAHRELLTPLINALSELGEEDPRRTALLLQGIVNAATTAIENGDDPAAVTARAVRMAVTAITGTMPER, from the coding sequence GTGCCCAGGATCCGAGCCGCCACGGTCGCCGAGCACCACGCCCAGCAGCGACTGGCCCTGGTGCGGGCGGCGCGCGAGCTCCTGGAGAGCGGCGACGCCGATGCCGTGACCTTCACCGCGATCGCCAGGGCCACGGGCCTCGCCCGCAACAGCGTGTACAAGTACTTCCCGGGCCGCCCCGAGCTGCTCGCCGCGGTCGTCGAGGACGCGATGCCCCGCTGGACGGACGCCATCCGGTCCGGCATGTCGGCAGCCGGTACGCCCGAGGAGAAGATCGCCGCGTACGTGTCGTCGCAGCTGGACCTGGTGCGCGGCGGGGAGCACCGGATCGCCCAGGCACTGGCGGGGGTACGGGACGCGGCGGTGGTGCGGGAGAGCGCGGTGCGCGCCCACCGGGAGCTGCTCACGCCACTGATCAACGCGCTGTCGGAGCTGGGCGAGGAGGACCCTCGGCGCACCGCGCTGCTCCTCCAGGGAATCGTCAACGCGGCCACGACGGCGATCGAGAACGGCGACGACCCGGCCGCTGTGACGGCCCGGGCCGTACGGATGGCCGTCACCGCGATCACCGGGACGATGCCGGAGCGGTGA
- a CDS encoding LysR family transcriptional regulator has translation MELRHLFAFVAVAEELHFGRAAKRLQMAQPPLSQQIRQLEKELGVQLFERNTRSVRLTSAGESFLQPVRTVIEDLDTAVRAVKAAGRGEYGRVSIGFAGASSHETLPRLTRAVRAAHPAIELVMTGQTYANVALARVADGSLDLGFVRLPVTQPGVTFRVIDEEELVCALPSDHPLAARDSVPLEVLAGEPFVSFPANTGSTVRDAMVGACEAAGFNPRVVQEAPDSYTILALVAAGVGVTLTVTSVQHIQQSGLVYRPLAGPPIRRQAALAWRADNPSAALHAVLAVAEDALPTPRPAD, from the coding sequence GTGGAGCTGCGCCATCTGTTCGCGTTCGTCGCCGTGGCCGAGGAACTGCATTTCGGCCGGGCCGCCAAGCGGCTGCAGATGGCCCAGCCGCCGCTGAGCCAGCAGATCCGTCAGCTGGAGAAGGAACTGGGCGTCCAGCTCTTCGAGCGCAACACCCGCTCGGTGCGGCTGACCAGTGCGGGGGAGTCGTTCCTCCAGCCGGTGCGGACCGTGATCGAGGACCTCGACACCGCCGTACGGGCCGTGAAGGCGGCCGGCCGCGGCGAGTACGGGCGGGTCAGCATCGGCTTCGCCGGAGCCTCCAGCCACGAGACGCTGCCCCGCCTGACCCGGGCGGTCCGCGCGGCCCACCCCGCGATCGAGCTCGTGATGACCGGCCAGACCTATGCCAACGTCGCGCTCGCCCGGGTTGCGGACGGCTCGCTGGACCTGGGGTTCGTACGGCTGCCGGTGACGCAGCCCGGCGTGACCTTCCGGGTGATCGACGAGGAGGAGCTGGTGTGCGCACTGCCCTCCGACCATCCGCTCGCCGCCCGCGACAGCGTTCCGCTGGAGGTGCTGGCCGGTGAGCCCTTCGTCTCGTTCCCCGCCAACACCGGCTCCACCGTGCGCGACGCGATGGTCGGGGCCTGCGAGGCCGCCGGGTTCAACCCGCGGGTGGTGCAGGAGGCCCCCGACTCGTACACGATCCTGGCACTGGTCGCCGCGGGCGTCGGGGTCACCCTCACCGTCACCTCCGTCCAGCACATCCAGCAGAGCGGCCTCGTCTACCGGCCCCTCGCCGGACCACCGATCAGGCGGCAGGCCGCACTGGCCTGGCGGGCCGACAACCCTTCCGCCGCCCTGCACGCGGTGCTCGCCGTGGCGGAGGACGCGCTGCCCACCCCGCGCCCGGCCGATTGA
- a CDS encoding ROK family protein, whose translation MTSSAQPAPAGGPVVGLDLGGTKIAAALLAADGTVLARHSRPTPAREGAAAVLDALAAAAAEVDPARSASVLGIAAAGVIDPRTGMVTSATDSIRGWAGTPLGVGLANRTGYAVACDNDVRATAGPELAALNAETDGHGSLLFAAIGTGVGGAVAADGRMLHGSAGIAGHLGHVPSPEAAGLPCTCGATGHLEVIASGPGIAAHYERLTGAPVDRLETVAARAAQGDAHAVTAITTGAAAAGHVLGGLANALGPDRVVVGGGVPRIGPLYEDALRAAFATELMGPLRRLVPQAPLLGHDAAVLGAASLTTLLPLHHPGALR comes from the coding sequence ATGACCTCCTCGGCACAGCCGGCACCGGCCGGGGGGCCCGTCGTCGGCCTCGACCTCGGCGGCACGAAGATCGCCGCCGCGCTCCTCGCGGCGGACGGCACGGTCCTGGCCCGGCACAGCAGGCCCACCCCGGCCCGGGAAGGCGCCGCGGCGGTGCTCGACGCGCTCGCCGCGGCCGCCGCCGAGGTCGACCCCGCCCGCAGCGCGTCGGTGCTCGGCATCGCGGCGGCCGGGGTCATCGACCCCCGTACCGGCATGGTCACCAGCGCCACCGACTCCATCCGCGGCTGGGCGGGCACCCCCCTGGGCGTCGGGCTCGCCAACCGCACGGGATACGCGGTGGCCTGCGACAACGACGTGCGCGCGACCGCCGGGCCGGAACTCGCCGCGCTGAACGCGGAGACGGACGGCCACGGCTCACTGCTCTTCGCCGCCATCGGCACCGGGGTCGGCGGCGCCGTCGCCGCCGACGGACGGATGCTGCACGGGTCGGCCGGCATCGCCGGGCACCTGGGCCATGTGCCCAGCCCCGAGGCCGCCGGCCTGCCCTGCACCTGCGGCGCCACCGGCCACCTGGAGGTCATCGCCTCCGGGCCCGGGATCGCCGCCCACTACGAGCGGTTGACCGGCGCCCCCGTGGACCGCCTCGAAACCGTCGCCGCACGGGCCGCGCAGGGCGACGCCCACGCCGTCACGGCCATCACCACCGGTGCGGCCGCCGCCGGCCATGTCCTCGGCGGGCTCGCCAACGCGCTCGGCCCCGACCGGGTCGTCGTCGGCGGCGGGGTCCCGCGGATAGGCCCGCTGTACGAGGACGCCCTGCGGGCCGCCTTCGCCACGGAGCTGATGGGGCCGCTGCGCAGGCTCGTCCCGCAGGCTCCGCTGCTCGGCCACGACGCGGCCGTGCTCGGCGCGGCCTCCCTCACCACCCTCCTTCCCCTCCACCACCCGGGAGCTCTCCGATGA
- a CDS encoding sialate:H+ symport family MFS transporter yields the protein MQTSTPPTLPWYSQVSRTQWKSFFAAWIGYVLDGFDFVLITLVLTEISDEFGLSTVQAASLISGAFITRWLGGAVLGAIGDRYGRKLSMVLSILLYSVGTFACGFAWNYTSLFAARLAIGMGMAGEYSASSTYVMESWPAALRNRASGFLISGFSVGSVLAAQVYDWVVPSLGWRWMFYLGLIPIAIALWMRRALPEAEEWTESVADKDAKPNPFRPLFLTRARATVNTVLVVVATVSLFLVFTPGGAGMVPVLSVIAGLTLAAFAVQLGGKRGWVLYLSMIVTLFFAFLYSWPIQALLPTYLKTELGYTTDQVTDVLYFAGFGTMVGCWVAGFLGDRIGTKKAYALTLLASLAFVYPVFAVQNNLMLLGILLFLLQATSFGISGLLPRYIGGHFPTASRGAALGFTYNVGALGGAVAPVLGAHLASGMDLGRALAVLTFAGTVIVVLLVGFDVPARLNRLTDPDAERDHLADVTATPASDARVPVDR from the coding sequence GTGCAGACCTCGACACCCCCCACGCTCCCCTGGTACAGCCAGGTCAGCCGCACCCAGTGGAAGTCGTTCTTCGCCGCCTGGATCGGCTACGTCCTCGACGGCTTCGACTTCGTGCTGATCACCCTCGTCCTGACCGAGATCAGTGACGAGTTCGGCCTGAGCACGGTGCAGGCGGCCAGCCTGATCTCCGGTGCGTTCATCACCCGCTGGCTGGGCGGCGCCGTGCTCGGCGCCATCGGCGACCGCTACGGCCGCAAGCTCTCCATGGTGCTCAGCATCCTGCTGTACTCGGTGGGCACCTTCGCCTGCGGGTTCGCGTGGAACTACACCAGTCTGTTCGCCGCCCGGCTGGCCATCGGCATGGGTATGGCCGGTGAGTACAGCGCCAGCTCCACGTACGTCATGGAGAGCTGGCCCGCCGCGCTGCGCAACCGGGCCAGCGGCTTCCTGATCTCCGGCTTCTCGGTCGGCTCGGTGCTCGCCGCCCAGGTGTACGACTGGGTGGTGCCCTCGCTCGGCTGGCGCTGGATGTTCTATCTGGGTCTCATCCCGATCGCCATCGCGCTGTGGATGCGGCGCGCGCTGCCGGAGGCCGAGGAATGGACGGAGTCCGTGGCGGACAAGGACGCGAAGCCCAATCCGTTCCGGCCGCTGTTCCTGACCCGCGCGCGGGCCACCGTCAACACGGTCCTCGTCGTCGTCGCCACGGTCTCGCTGTTCCTCGTCTTCACCCCGGGCGGAGCGGGCATGGTGCCGGTGCTCTCGGTGATCGCCGGTCTGACGCTCGCCGCGTTCGCCGTGCAACTGGGCGGGAAGCGCGGCTGGGTGCTGTACCTGTCGATGATCGTGACGCTGTTCTTCGCTTTCCTGTACTCCTGGCCGATCCAGGCCCTGCTGCCGACGTACCTGAAGACGGAACTGGGCTACACCACGGACCAGGTCACCGACGTGCTGTACTTCGCGGGCTTCGGCACCATGGTGGGCTGCTGGGTCGCGGGCTTCCTCGGCGACCGGATCGGCACCAAGAAGGCGTACGCGCTGACGCTGCTGGCCTCGCTGGCCTTCGTCTATCCGGTCTTCGCGGTGCAGAACAACCTGATGCTGCTCGGCATCCTGCTCTTCCTGCTCCAGGCGACGAGCTTCGGCATCTCCGGACTGCTGCCCCGCTACATCGGCGGACACTTCCCCACCGCGAGCCGGGGTGCGGCGCTCGGCTTCACGTACAACGTGGGCGCCCTCGGCGGGGCGGTCGCCCCGGTGCTCGGGGCCCATCTCGCCTCCGGAATGGACCTGGGCCGGGCACTGGCGGTGCTGACGTTCGCGGGCACCGTGATCGTGGTGCTGCTGGTCGGCTTCGACGTACCCGCGCGGCTGAACCGGCTGACGGACCCGGACGCGGAACGGGACCACCTGGCGGACGTTACGGCGACGCCGGCGAGCGACGCGCGTGTGCCGGTGGACCGGTAG
- a CDS encoding N-acetylmannosamine-6-phosphate 2-epimerase, whose product MTVQELATTLQGKLIVSCQAPPGDPMRETSTLVRLALSAVAGGGAAIRANDPEVVAAITAVVDLPVIGLWKDGDTGVFITPTVRHALAVAEAGAAVVAADATDRPRPDGSTFAELVEAVHAAGALVMADVSTLAEGVAAAELGADFVSTTLSGYVPGMPKQTGPDLDLVAALSAAIDVPVVAEGRINTPEEAAEALARGAHSVVVGTAITAPTALTARFVAGITRP is encoded by the coding sequence ATGACCGTGCAGGAACTGGCCACCACCCTCCAGGGCAAGCTGATCGTGTCCTGTCAGGCACCCCCCGGCGACCCGATGCGGGAGACGTCCACCCTGGTGCGGCTCGCGCTGTCGGCCGTCGCCGGTGGCGGCGCAGCGATCCGGGCCAACGACCCGGAGGTCGTCGCCGCGATCACCGCCGTCGTCGACCTGCCGGTCATCGGCCTGTGGAAGGACGGCGACACCGGGGTCTTCATCACCCCGACCGTCCGGCACGCCCTGGCGGTGGCCGAGGCAGGAGCGGCCGTCGTCGCCGCGGACGCCACCGACCGGCCGCGCCCCGACGGCTCGACGTTCGCCGAACTCGTCGAGGCGGTCCACGCGGCCGGCGCGCTCGTGATGGCCGACGTCTCCACCCTCGCCGAGGGGGTCGCGGCTGCGGAGCTGGGGGCGGACTTCGTCTCCACGACCCTGTCCGGCTACGTCCCCGGGATGCCGAAGCAGACCGGCCCCGATCTCGATCTGGTCGCGGCCCTCTCCGCAGCCATCGACGTCCCGGTGGTCGCGGAGGGCCGTATCAACACCCCCGAGGAAGCGGCCGAGGCCCTGGCACGCGGCGCCCACAGCGTCGTCGTCGGCACCGCCATCACCGCTCCCACGGCTCTGACCGCCCGCTTCGTGGCAGGCATCACCCGGCCCTGA
- a CDS encoding acetyl-CoA C-acetyltransferase — MPDPIDVVICEPLRTPIGRFGGAFAGQTPAALAARVIAEVVARTGIAPDRVDEVILGHAYPSSDAPAIGRVAALDAGLPESVTGLQTDRRCGSGLQAVLDAAMQIRAGFSDVVIAGGVDVMSAAPYYTHDGRWGIKGPGLQLHDSLARGRVTAGGVNHPVPGGMIETAENLRREYGISRADQDALALRSQQRAGRAMAEGRYEAETVPVTVKNRKGETVVTADEHPRPDTTAEQLAGLRPILGKSDPEATVTAGNASGQNDAAAACLVTSAATAERLGLTPLVRLVSFARAGVPAATMGIGPVPATRTALARAGLTLADLDLIELNEAFAAQVLACTRELGLGEKDHEERINVNGSGVSLGHPVGATGARILATLTRELHRREARYGLETMCIGGGQGLAAVFERIAV, encoded by the coding sequence GTGCCCGACCCGATCGACGTCGTGATCTGCGAACCGCTGCGTACCCCCATCGGCCGCTTCGGCGGGGCGTTCGCCGGGCAGACGCCCGCCGCCCTCGCCGCCCGCGTCATCGCCGAGGTCGTCGCCCGCACGGGGATCGCTCCCGACCGGGTCGACGAGGTGATCCTCGGGCACGCCTACCCCTCCTCCGACGCCCCCGCCATCGGCCGGGTCGCCGCTCTGGACGCCGGGCTCCCGGAGTCCGTCACCGGCCTCCAGACCGACCGCCGCTGCGGCTCCGGCCTCCAGGCCGTCCTCGACGCGGCGATGCAGATCAGGGCCGGGTTCAGCGACGTCGTGATCGCCGGCGGCGTCGACGTGATGAGCGCCGCCCCCTACTACACGCACGACGGCCGCTGGGGCATCAAGGGCCCCGGCCTCCAGCTCCACGACTCGCTGGCGCGCGGCCGGGTCACCGCGGGCGGCGTCAACCACCCGGTGCCCGGCGGCATGATCGAGACGGCGGAGAACCTCCGCCGCGAGTACGGCATCAGCCGCGCCGACCAGGACGCCCTGGCCCTGCGCTCGCAGCAGCGCGCCGGCCGGGCCATGGCCGAGGGGCGGTACGAGGCGGAGACCGTCCCCGTCACCGTGAAGAACCGCAAGGGCGAGACGGTCGTCACCGCCGACGAACACCCCCGCCCCGACACCACCGCCGAACAGCTCGCCGGGCTCCGCCCGATCCTGGGCAAGTCCGACCCGGAGGCCACGGTCACCGCGGGCAACGCCAGCGGCCAGAACGACGCGGCGGCGGCCTGCCTGGTGACGAGCGCGGCCACCGCGGAGCGCCTCGGCCTCACCCCGCTGGTCCGGCTGGTCTCGTTCGCGCGCGCGGGCGTGCCCGCCGCCACCATGGGCATCGGCCCCGTCCCGGCCACCCGCACCGCGCTCGCCCGCGCCGGGCTCACCCTGGCCGACCTCGACCTGATCGAGCTCAACGAGGCCTTCGCCGCCCAGGTGCTGGCCTGCACCCGCGAACTGGGCCTCGGCGAGAAGGACCACGAGGAGCGGATCAACGTGAACGGCTCCGGGGTCTCCCTCGGCCATCCCGTCGGCGCCACCGGCGCCCGCATCCTCGCCACCCTCACCAGGGAACTGCACCGCCGCGAGGCCCGCTACGGCCTGGAGACCATGTGCATCGGCGGCGGCCAGGGCCTCGCCGCGGTCTTCGAGCGCATCGCGGTCTGA